Genomic segment of uncultured Tolumonas sp.:
AAATTTAACTCGACGGAAGCCGCATCAGCCTGTAATCAATCTACATCTTCCTTTTGCTTCCCTGTTGTCACTGAAAAAGGCGAACAATATAAAAATGCGGAAGAAATTTATAAGTTGCTAGAAAAAGAGACCAGCGGATTTTATCTGCTCAGTGCACATAATTTCTGGCATGGCGGTATTCATTTCACTGATGTATCAGTGCCGCATCATATAAAAGGCCAACCTTTGCGCTGCATAATGGATGGCAAGGTGATTGCTTATCGTCTGAATAAAAATCACCTGACCAGCAACTGGCTTGGAAATGAACTACAATATTCTTCGTCATTTTGCCTTATTCAGCATGAATATGAATCACCCGCCAATACAAGGGAAGGAAATAATAAAGGTAAGAAAAATAAACTCACCTTTTATAGTTTGTATATGCATCTAGCCCCCTATTCTATTTATGCTTCAGCAGCTGATGAGAAAAGACCAAAAACAAAGAAACAGCTAAAACTCATTAAAACTATCCGCGTTCGGCAAGGTGACGATGCAAGCAAAGGTACACCCCCATCGATTGGATATCTTGGTGCAAATAGCATTGTTGATTTAAGCGGAGAAACCGCTGAATTTACTGTGCAGGAGCAGAGTGGCTCACACAGTTATTCATTTGTGAAAGGCACGGTTTCCAAAACAAGTGGCAATACGGACAGCCACATCACCGTTGGTACATCGATTTGGGTAGTTGATAGTGCTAAATACACCGGGCATGTCGATCAATCTACCGCTACTAAACCGTGTTCTCCACCTGCATACTGGCAATGCCAAATGAAAGGCGTTGTTAAAAACAGGGTGAATGCCCGTCAAATTAAAGACAACAGCCAGCTCTTTAGCGACGCTAACAGTGAATCGTTGGGTTTGTTAAACATTACTGCTGAGTTTGAATTTAACAGTAAAGATGTTGTGACCTGTTCTATCGGCGGTAAAGCACGCAAAATGGCGAAAGCGACGCTACTTAGTGGTGGTTATGCAGAAAAAGCTGGGCAACCACCCAGCCCGTTTTGGGTGTGTATTGATGACTCGTTTGCTGAACTCAGCGCACAAGCACCAACACAATTTGATAGCATTGTGAAATGTAATCAACCGATTAAAGCCGGTGATGCTATTGGTTTCATGGGGCTGTATGAAGTGCCCAAAATGCCAGCTGCTTGTCGGCAAAAAGTAAGTAAACATCAGGTTCACATTGAGATATTTAGTACCGATAGCGATAGCAAAATACAGGCTTTTTTGAATAATGAAGCAGGGCTAAAATCAGGGAAACAATATATAAAAATCTCTGCGGGCGCGAGTATTTATATTAAAGACAAAGACAAAGACAAAGACAAAGACAAAGACAAAGACAAAGACAAAGACAAAGATGCTATCACATTTAGTACAGGTGGATTGAAGACGCAAGCAGAATATATTGTTGAACTCACCGCTTGTAAAAAAATAACTGATAGCAATAACGGTGTTTTTTATAAAGTGGACAAGTTACCGATCCTGAATGGTGCATTTGATGGCTATATTAGCGAAAAAGAACTAGAAATATTATCACAATATGATCTAACTAAGCTTGGCTTTAAGCTGCTGGAAGAGAAAAATACGAACGCGGACGGCTATCTTGACCCAGAAAAAATGCCTGCTTTCTTCCAGAAACTCTATAAAAACATTGATAGAGATGGCAAAAATGGCGTTGATAGCACAGAGATTTCGGCTGCGTTCAAAGATCAATCAAAACGTAATCAATTAGTAAAATTAGTCGCCAAACATCCGAGCGAATGGCATAAATCGACCATTAATACGATCAAAACCACATTTTCTAATTGGGCAAGTGAAGCAACTGAAGATGAAACCAAAGCGCTCATGAGTCATGAAAAAGAACGAATGGAAAAGCTAGAATGGATGAGTCGGATTACTACTGCTCCACTCGTTTTGGGGCCTGTTGTTTGGCATTTTAATCCGATATCATTGGTTTCCTGCATTCAGAAAATTATGGATGAAGAAGAAATTTATTTAGCTAAAACTCTTTATGGAGAAGCTAGAGGGCAGAACTTGGCTTCTAAAAAAGCAGTTGCATGGTTGATTAGGAATAGGTTGAACAGTGGTATCTATGGAATAACATATAAAGATGTTGTTTTGGCAAAATATCAATTCACATGTTGGAATAAGAAAATTGATCCTGTTAATTACAAAGAAATACAAAATCCAAGTGGAAAATATTGGGATGAATGTTTATATGTGGCTAAGGAGGTTATATCTTCACCAGAAAGTAGCAACATCATTCCTGGTGGAATGAATTATTTTAGCCCTAAATCTCAGCGGGCTTTGCATAAAAAAGACCCTGATAACTACCCAGCAATACCTGCCTTTGCTAAAGATAATAAAAAGCTGCCGACACCTAGCGGAGTCAATGGTGATGATTATGTATTTTATAAAAATTAAAGAGGTTAACATGTTGGTTAAATGTTTTGTTTTCTTTGTTTCAGTATTTTATTTCGCACTATGCAATGCGGAGCAACATATTTATAAAAATAATGATGACTTTACTGTGTCATGCACAAAAAACGAAGTGTGCAAGTTAATTTATAATGAAAAAAAATATGTTGTTTTACCATTCATCAAATATGAGCCATCCAATATATATTTCGAAAATGAAGTTTACAATATTACATATCCATGCGGAACGTCTTGCGTTAAATATATTTATTTTAAAAGACCAAATATTGTTAGTGAGCCATACTTAAATTCTTTAGCTATGAGTGCTAACGGTGAGTTTATATTGACTATTTATGGAAACTTAGCTCAAGTCTATGAAACTTTTACACATAAAAAAGTATATGAAAAAAAACTTAATAATAGAGGTGATATATTATCAAATGGTTCTTTTGATGATGCGAGATATGATCAAGGTTCGTTTTTTATAAGATATAGAACGGATAATGGTGATTTTTTGGATGAAAAAATCACCATGGAATAAGTGTATTTATTGTTTGTCCTGTGTTTTTTTATATCTCACACAGGGCATTGCTAATCAAATATACATCAATTCTTACTCAACAACACTTTCAACCCTAATCCAACCATAGCGACACCAAACACGCGGTCGATCCAGTGGCTGATGGCGAGGAAGCGACGGCGGATGGTCGGTTGGCTGAAAAACAGCGTGATGAGGCTGAACCAAAATAGCTGTAGTAGCATGATCCAAACACCATATATCACTAAAGTGCTGGCTGGCAGATTCGGAGACAGCACTATCGTGAACAATGATAGGAAATAGATCGGCGCTTTGGGATTCAAGGCATTACACAAAAAACCTTTGCCGACCAGATGATGAGCAGCAACGTCCGTGATAACAGCGGGCACATTAGCGATCACGCCTGATTGGGCTTTAGCGCGGATACCTTGAAAACCAAGGTAAAGCAGATAGCTGCCACCAATTAATTTAATCGCACTCATCCACATGGTGGAATGAGCAATCAGCGTGGCTAAACCAGCAGCAGAGTAGGCAATGTGAATACCTAGGCCCAGAGCGATCCCTAGGCTCACCCACAAACCGGCTCGACGCCCTTGTAATAACGCTTGGCGTGAAACCAAGGCAAAATCAGGGCCAGGGGATGCGGCAGCCAGCAGATGAATTACTGTTAACGTAATAAAACCGTGCCAGAATTCCATTGTTTAATCCTACGTTAATTGGTGAGGTGCTTAGTATAAATTATTGATGGCTTCAGTTATATCCAGAATATGGCCGATAGCATCAACTTGGTTAATCTGGTCTAACGTCAATTTTGCTCGATTAGGCGCATAGCGGGTTAGATAAGCGAGTTCATCCCGGAAATATTTATTAAATACCTTCCCTTTTGGGGTCAGCATGACTCGAAGTAATCTGGTTTCACCCATTATGGATGATTGCTGAATTGCCGCTTGCATTTGTCCATTTTTCATCAAATCATCAGCGTTTTTAATAATGATGTAATGGCCGGTTTGATTGGTTTTTTCTTTAACAGTAACTAAAAAATTAAAATAAAATATGTCTTGCTGCTCTTTTATTTTAACCCAAGCATCGTTAAGCATTTGAATGAAATTCTCATGCTTCAAAATGACTTTTAAGATGGCATTGTTTTCATCTTCATTGATGCTTATTTCTGGCATGACGGTATTGTCTGATAAAGCAATATCACTGATATAGCGATTTTTGTCATGCCTTTTGACTAGAAATACCGGGTTCGGATGGTTAAAGGTAAATAAATTACGGATTACTCTTGGTAAACCATAAATAACATCCCGGCAACCTGTTGCTGTCAAGGAGTTAAGATTGTTTTGGATGAGTTTTTTGATGCATTTTCTTGCTTCGTGAGTTTGTATATTGCCATGGACTAATAGATGAACAATGTTCCCTTTCGCGCTGACAACAATATACGGTTGGCGAATGACTTGTTCGCCAACCTCATTTCCTAGATGAGGAAAAGTAATGGATAATAAATCCCCAGCAAAAAAATTAAGAGGGTTTTCAGTCAGAATTTTCAGACCTTTTGTTGATATATCAATAGTCAACGCTGAGAATTTTTCTTTTGGTTTTTTGGGGGTGAAAAATAAGATAGGCATCTTATATAAAAAACGATCTTCCTGTCGTTTGTCATCCACTTCGCTTTTTACAATATGAAGTTCTGTTTTAATTCCAATATGTTTAGGAATGAACTGAAATATCTTATTTTTTTGAATATCTTCGTGTGCTGGTTCAGCGAACAAATCCAGTTTAGTGAGTAAATCTGATTCATCACTGATACAGATCATCCGCTTGTATGCAGACGCCAATAGTCTGGCTCGCTCAACAGGGCTTTGATTAATCAGCTGAAAAACCTCACCTGAGCTATCAGGTAGTGAGCTGGGAATGTGGCATTGTTTATCTGGATGAATAGTCATACCGTCTAAACGATATAACATTAAATTACCTTTGCTTTTTAAATAAGCCAATTGTGCTATTGCACGTGCGTCGGGGTCATTAATACAAGCCGCTAATGGCATGCACATAAAATTAGCAAAACCTTCGGGGCTGGAGACGGGTGCAAATAAGTAGTAATGAGTGAATCGTTCGCCCGTTAATAAGGCATTTTGTATGGGGATCTGGCAGATGAAATCATTCAATACGGAGGTGTGATTTTCATCAGTTAACCGTTGCAATAGAAACTCATTATATCCAGTTAGATATAATGAGTTAGGAACCCATCTACCATGTTCATGTTGCATAAAAATTGGCAGGCTATTAAGTTTGCCAACTACAAATTGCTCATATGCTTTAACAATCACGGCTTCTTGCGTATTTTCTATCGGAACGCGATGTCTGCGCAATTGAGCAAAAATGAATTTTTTCAGATGATTGTGGAATTCATGAACAATATCTTCTGTCTGGTTAGCGGTCATTTTTATTTTATAATAAAAATTAGTCTGTTTTGACATGACGGATAAAATGTCATAAACCACAAATGCAGGAGATGAGAAAGAAAAATCTTTTTCAAACCCAACGAAACGAATATATATGAATTTAGTGTCTTTCGGTATCTGTATGCCCGATAGTTTAATACACATACCTAAAGGAGATATATCGGTTGTTGAACCCGTAATTGCGACTTTTTTTTGTTGAGAGAGTGGCATGTCTCTTGGGTCATCAATATAAATTTCTATTGGTGAAACAAAATAGAGGCGTTGTTCTTTACGCTGATAAAAATGAGTTAACGACGTGTAATTAACCTCTGGAACGCTAATCGAATTAGGGTTGGTGATTGCTTCTCTTTTTTTCTCGCGCGCTCTTTTGATAATAAGTTCATAAGCACCAAGGGTATAACCTTTATAGCTTTTGACGGTGTTGATGAAATCTTGGGCGGTAATGTCATTAATATAATGCTTAACCCCATTATATTCGAAGGGTTTCCAGTCAGACTGTAAGTCTCGCAGATCAATGATCCGGTTACAGGGTTTGGCGAGTCGTCCAATTTCCATCTTGACCAAAAAACGGCTGGAAAGTGATTCATCTGGTGCATATTGTGCGAGTTTTTCATCCAGCGTTGGGCTGCCGTATTCGTAACGGAAAACATCCACCATTTTTAATTGGTGTGGTTGCAACGCTAACGCTGGATTTTGTGCGGCCATGTGTTTGTTCCAAAAACTTTTGGGAATAGTTTTTTTCTTTACTTATTGAACTATGACACACTAATTCATCAGGACATACAATCGATTCACCGCAGACTCGTTATGTCCATCTCATGTTATTATGCATCTATATGACATGATTGCTGATCTGTCTATATTGCCGTCATTGCCCAGTCATGAGGTCTTCTATGTCGTTGCCGTTTTCTTTGTCTGAAATCATCGAGCAGTTAAGTGCTCCGGAGCGGGTTTTTGCTGTACGCGGCATTCGCCGTGGGATCGAGCGCGAGTCATTACGTATTACCCCGGAAGGCCGCTTATCGCCGCTGGATCACCCCCGGCAATTAGGTGCGGCATTGACGCATGCCAATATTACGACTGACTATTCCGAAAGTTTGATGGAATTTATTACACCGGTGTCCGATTCGCTGGACATTCTGCTGGCGCAACTCGGCGATATTCACCGTTTTTCGCAGCAAAACTTAGGTGAAGAGCGGTTGTGGCCGTTATCGATGCCCTGTTTTATCGGTGGTGAAGAGTCGATCCGGCTGGCGCAATACGGCAATTCCAATATTGGCCGTCTGAAGACGTTATATCGGCAAGGGTTGCACCACCGCTATGGCAGCATGATGCAGGTGATTGCTGGCGTGCATTTTAATTTCTCGATGCCAGACAGTTTTTGGAATGAATGGCAGCAAATAAAACAGCAAGAATGTTGTCAGTGTAAACTGATTTCTGACAGCTACATGGACTTGATCCGTAACGTTTACCGATTTGGCTGGCTGATCCCTTATCTGTTTGGTGCTTCACCAACCATTTGTAGCTCGTTCCTGCAAGGGCGTGAAACAAGTCTACCATTTGAACGAGTGGGTAAAGGCACATTGTATTTGCCCTACGCCACGTCACTGCGGTTATCTGATCTGGGTTATACCAATAAATCGCAGGCCAGCTTGAATATCAGCCACAGCAGCTTGCACGAATATCTGACGTCGGTACGTCAGGCGTTAGCGACCAAAGAAAGCTCGTTTGCCGACTTGGGCGTTAAGGTGGGTGATGATTATCGTCAGCTGAATGATCATGTCTTGCAGCTGGAAAATGAATTGTATGCGCCGATCCGGCCGAAACGGACACCACGTTCTAATGAACGGGCGTTAGTGGCACTTGAGCGACGCGGTATTGATTACATCGAACTGCGCACGCTGGATATCAACCCGTTTACCCCACTGGGCGTGGAAATTCAGCAACTACGTTTCCTCGATCTCTTTTTGGTCTGGTGTTTATTGCGCCCATCACCGATGTTGGAGGCTGCAGAGATCGAACGTAATCGCCACAATATGTCACGTGTTGCGCTGGAAGGGCGCCGTCCGGGCTTATTATTACAGACCGCACAGGGCGAGTTGTCGTTGCCGGAATGGGGTGGCCAGCTGTTTGACGAACTCCAGATGGTAGCGCAGTTATTAGACCGAGCTTATGGTCGGGTGCATTATCAGCTGGCATTACAAGCACAACGGGAAAAACTGGCTGATCCGGGAAAAACCTTGTCGGCGCAGTTGTTAACGCATTTGTTACATCATAATTTGGATGGTGCTGAGTTTGGCCGCCAACAGGCAGAGCGCTTCCGTAAAGAATTACAAAACGCGCCGCTACAATATTGGGAAGCGAATTATTTCACGGATGAAGCCGAAGCTTCGTTGCTAAAACAAAGCGAACTGGAAGCGGATGATCATTTACCATTTGCCGAGTTTTTACAGCAATATCTGCGGTTGCCGGTGGTGGGTGATACGCCCTGCGGCTAAGTTTTAATATTTTCGCGCGGCGCTTCGATTCCTATATATGCTTTAAACGTAACCTTGAATTTCATGGAGCGTTAGATGGATTGGAAGGCCCGCCTGCGTAGGCTGGTATCTCCGTTTATTTCGGCATCAGTGGTTTTGCTGTTGTTGCTGAGTGTTGGTTATCCGACGATGTTGCTGGAAGCGAAAGCCCAGCGACAGGATGAAGTGCGGTTGCAGGTCGATCAACTGGCGCGCTATTTTGAACATTCTGTGGTGGATATTGTCGCTGCGCTGATCGAAATGGAATCATTACCCCGTAACTGTTCGGCCTACGTGCAACGAAAATTTCATTATTTTCATGCCGGTCTGTCGCAGGTCGCCGAATTTTCACTGTTTGATCGCAAAGGCCAGTTGGTGTGTTCCAGCTGGCAAACTTCTATCGAACCTTACAATGTTCCCTACGACCGGTCTGCTACTCATATCCATGTGCGTGCGCCAGTCATGGACAGCCTGCAAAATCGGGTTGGTCTGCACATCGGTCGCTTCGGTCGCGATGGTTATGAAAATACCGCCTTTATACCGATGCAGACGTTGCGCGATACGATGTCGAGTCTGGTGCTGAATTATCAATTTTTAGGTTTTATTGACGCACAAAGTGGCGTGCCATTAGCGTTGAATGGTACTTATTCTTTGCCAATCAATAGCCCGAAAGCGCTGTTCCCGCTGACCACACCGCAAATGCTGGAAGGGCGGGGCGATAATCTGCACTCGCAATATTGGTATGCGCGGCCATTTATTTCCTTACCCCAGTTAGTGCTGATGATCAGTGTCGATACTAAGACACTTTATCAGGGGGTTTATCTACCCGGTTGGCAATGGTGGTTATTGGCGCTGGTGCTTCAATTGTTGCTGACGTTGTTATTTATTTTTCTGCGACAAAAAGCGACGGATCCAAAACGACAGTTACTTATTGCCATGCGGCAGCGGCAGTTTTTTAACGTCTATCAGCCGATCGTGGATGCACGTGACGGTTCCTTGATGGGGGTGGAAGTGTTGATGCGCTGGCAGCATCCGGTTGCAGGTTTGATTAATCCGGCGGAGTTTATTCCGATGACGGAAAGCACTGGCGTTATTGTGCCACTCACGGTGTTGCAGATGGAGCAGGCGCAAATTGAACTGGAACCGTTACTGGCGTTATATCCCAAACTGTATTTATCGTTGAATGTGTCGGCTCAGCATCTTAATTCATCGGCCTTTATCAGCCAGCTCTTACACCACAAACGCTATCTGCCGGGCTTACATGTAGAGATCACTGAATCGGAGATCATGGAGCACAATAATCCGGTCATTTTGGCTACACTGCAGCAACTGCGCCAACAGAAAATTGCAATTGCGATAGATGACTTTGGTACTGGTTATTCCAGTCTGGGTTATTTACAAAGTTTGCCAGTGAATACGCTCAAAGTTGATCGCTCTTTTGTCGCCACCATCGGCACCGGATCGGTGAATGCGCCGGTATTAGAAGCGATCATCCATTTATCGCAGAATCTGGACATTGATATTATCGCGGAAGGTGTCGAAACCAGTCAGCAAGCGGAATGGTTACTCCGGCATGGTGTCTGGCGACATCAGGGCTGGTTGTATGCCAAAGCGGAACGCGTGGATGTGTTGTTACGTCAGCAATGGCCGGTGGCCACTCTGCCGTTTCCGGCGCAAGTGGCCTGCAAAATAAAGAAGAAAACCCCGGCGGAATAACCAGCTTCGTTCATTGCATTCTTTAAGCCTGATGGTTTTGCAGTAAGGCTTGCAACTGCGTTTCAGTCAGACTGGTTTCCCAATCAAAATCCGCATATTTTTGCATACCCCGTTGCACATCATCCCGCGCAGCCATAGTTTGCATATAACGTGAAATATGCGGGAATTGGCTGAGATCCTGCTTTTGGTGCTCATAGAGCGTGACCCACGGATAAATCGCCATATCAGCAATCGAATACTCATTACCGGCCACATAACGCTTATCCGCTAGCTGGTTATTTAGGACTCCGTATAAACGCGCCGTTTCTTCGGTATAGCGTTTGATCCCGTAGGGCACTACTTCCGGCGCATAGTGATTGAAATGGTGGTTTTGACCAGCCATCGGGCCCAAGCCGCCCATTTGCCAGTACAGCCATTGTAAAACAGCATACCGGTCTGCGCCCTGCGCAGGTAAGAACTGGCCGTGCTTCTCTGCCAGATAAGTCAAAATGGCACCCGATTCAAAAATCGCGATGTTATTTTCATGATCAATCAATGCCGGGATGCGGTTATTCGGTGAAATGGCCAAAAAACTGGGCAGGAATTGATCCCCTTTGCGGATATTAATCGGGATCACCTGATACGACACATTGAGCGCTTCCAGCATCAGGGTGATTTTTTTACCGTTGGGCGTGGGGGCATAAAATAAAGTATACATATCGGGCCTTTTTGAGACACAAAGGGAGATGAATCGCTCTACTTTATCGCCATCATCGCAAGCCGTAAACCGTTCGTCACGATCTATTGATTATTTGAACCTCAGCCTATTTTCTATAAAGAAACTGGATGATCCGTTACCTGCATCACAGACAAATCATTAAGAATTACTGAGAAAAATTTCCTATCACAATATATTAACGAATGTCTGCTTACTTTAATTACGCAATAGGTTCTTTAGTTTCGTTAAATATTATCCTTGCGAAAACCTTATATAGTTTGGTTAAAACAAAAACAAGATTACACAGCAACCACACTGTAAAGGAGCAATATATATGAGCAACCTTTCACCACCTTCTGTATTAGAAGATGTCGGGCAAATAAAAGCCCCTGGATTATTTGAAAAATTAATGGATATAAAAGTCGGTGTTATTTCACTGCCAGTTTATATCGTTTTATCTTTAATTGTTATTTTTGCAGCTAAAACAGGAAATCTGCCCAATGATATTATTGGTGGATTTGCTGTGATCATGGTAATGGGTGTTATTTTAAGTGAATTAGGTATGAAATTACCGATTCTGCGAAATATTGGTGGCCCGGCAATTCTGGCATTGATGGTGCCTTCTTTCCTAGTGTATTGGCATGTCTTACCACCATCCGTGATGGATGCTGTCACTACCTTGATGAAAAAAGCGAACTTCCTGTATTTGTATATCGCGATCCTGGTCTGCGGCAGCATGTTGGGTATGCATCGCCAGACGTTGATCAACGGCATCACGCGTATCTTTGTTCCGATGATTGTGGGTACTGCGGTGGCGGTGGCAACCGGCTTGCTGGTTGGTGTGGCATTGGGTTACAGCGTTCATCACACGATTTTCTACATCATTGTACCGATCATTTGTGGTGGTGTCGGTGAAGGTATTCTGCCGCTCTCTATCGCGTATTCAGGCATCTTAGGCCAGGAAGCGGGTACCTTTGTGGCGCAGATGATCCCTGCGGCAGTGATTGGGAACGTGGTCGCGATCATTGCCGCGGGGTTGCTGAAACGTTTGGGTGAAAAGAAACCTGAATACAGCGGTGATGGCGTGCTGGTTAAATCCAGTGAAAATCTGGCCAACATG
This window contains:
- a CDS encoding cell wall hydrolase; the encoded protein is MYTIVESAKGNVIQKVTCFEDLEKHHPSKGKEKGREYAIVDGRLEEIRTDKPGNRTLIKKDLILLINGSNKNIKVPCPISGYIKTSVSYGAISIYSSDRYDDLVGQVLHLDTNFIVKDGQHLNYGEFVGIQSGAPEKVGGKPYPIHAHIELEKEQFKKYISDLVSGKFNSTEAASACNQSTSSFCFPVVTEKGEQYKNAEEIYKLLEKETSGFYLLSAHNFWHGGIHFTDVSVPHHIKGQPLRCIMDGKVIAYRLNKNHLTSNWLGNELQYSSSFCLIQHEYESPANTREGNNKGKKNKLTFYSLYMHLAPYSIYASAADEKRPKTKKQLKLIKTIRVRQGDDASKGTPPSIGYLGANSIVDLSGETAEFTVQEQSGSHSYSFVKGTVSKTSGNTDSHITVGTSIWVVDSAKYTGHVDQSTATKPCSPPAYWQCQMKGVVKNRVNARQIKDNSQLFSDANSESLGLLNITAEFEFNSKDVVTCSIGGKARKMAKATLLSGGYAEKAGQPPSPFWVCIDDSFAELSAQAPTQFDSIVKCNQPIKAGDAIGFMGLYEVPKMPAACRQKVSKHQVHIEIFSTDSDSKIQAFLNNEAGLKSGKQYIKISAGASIYIKDKDKDKDKDKDKDKDKDKDAITFSTGGLKTQAEYIVELTACKKITDSNNGVFYKVDKLPILNGAFDGYISEKELEILSQYDLTKLGFKLLEEKNTNADGYLDPEKMPAFFQKLYKNIDRDGKNGVDSTEISAAFKDQSKRNQLVKLVAKHPSEWHKSTINTIKTTFSNWASEATEDETKALMSHEKERMEKLEWMSRITTAPLVLGPVVWHFNPISLVSCIQKIMDEEEIYLAKTLYGEARGQNLASKKAVAWLIRNRLNSGIYGITYKDVVLAKYQFTCWNKKIDPVNYKEIQNPSGKYWDECLYVAKEVISSPESSNIIPGGMNYFSPKSQRALHKKDPDNYPAIPAFAKDNKKLPTPSGVNGDDYVFYKN
- a CDS encoding LysE family transporter yields the protein MEFWHGFITLTVIHLLAAASPGPDFALVSRQALLQGRRAGLWVSLGIALGLGIHIAYSAAGLATLIAHSTMWMSAIKLIGGSYLLYLGFQGIRAKAQSGVIANVPAVITDVAAHHLVGKGFLCNALNPKAPIYFLSLFTIVLSPNLPASTLVIYGVWIMLLQLFWFSLITLFFSQPTIRRRFLAISHWIDRVFGVAMVGLGLKVLLSKN
- a CDS encoding PilZ domain-containing protein, yielding MAAQNPALALQPHQLKMVDVFRYEYGSPTLDEKLAQYAPDESLSSRFLVKMEIGRLAKPCNRIIDLRDLQSDWKPFEYNGVKHYINDITAQDFINTVKSYKGYTLGAYELIIKRAREKKREAITNPNSISVPEVNYTSLTHFYQRKEQRLYFVSPIEIYIDDPRDMPLSQQKKVAITGSTTDISPLGMCIKLSGIQIPKDTKFIYIRFVGFEKDFSFSSPAFVVYDILSVMSKQTNFYYKIKMTANQTEDIVHEFHNHLKKFIFAQLRRHRVPIENTQEAVIVKAYEQFVVGKLNSLPIFMQHEHGRWVPNSLYLTGYNEFLLQRLTDENHTSVLNDFICQIPIQNALLTGERFTHYYLFAPVSSPEGFANFMCMPLAACINDPDARAIAQLAYLKSKGNLMLYRLDGMTIHPDKQCHIPSSLPDSSGEVFQLINQSPVERARLLASAYKRMICISDESDLLTKLDLFAEPAHEDIQKNKIFQFIPKHIGIKTELHIVKSEVDDKRQEDRFLYKMPILFFTPKKPKEKFSALTIDISTKGLKILTENPLNFFAGDLLSITFPHLGNEVGEQVIRQPYIVVSAKGNIVHLLVHGNIQTHEARKCIKKLIQNNLNSLTATGCRDVIYGLPRVIRNLFTFNHPNPVFLVKRHDKNRYISDIALSDNTVMPEISINEDENNAILKVILKHENFIQMLNDAWVKIKEQQDIFYFNFLVTVKEKTNQTGHYIIIKNADDLMKNGQMQAAIQQSSIMGETRLLRVMLTPKGKVFNKYFRDELAYLTRYAPNRAKLTLDQINQVDAIGHILDITEAINNLY
- the gshA gene encoding glutamate--cysteine ligase; translation: MSLPFSLSEIIEQLSAPERVFAVRGIRRGIERESLRITPEGRLSPLDHPRQLGAALTHANITTDYSESLMEFITPVSDSLDILLAQLGDIHRFSQQNLGEERLWPLSMPCFIGGEESIRLAQYGNSNIGRLKTLYRQGLHHRYGSMMQVIAGVHFNFSMPDSFWNEWQQIKQQECCQCKLISDSYMDLIRNVYRFGWLIPYLFGASPTICSSFLQGRETSLPFERVGKGTLYLPYATSLRLSDLGYTNKSQASLNISHSSLHEYLTSVRQALATKESSFADLGVKVGDDYRQLNDHVLQLENELYAPIRPKRTPRSNERALVALERRGIDYIELRTLDINPFTPLGVEIQQLRFLDLFLVWCLLRPSPMLEAAEIERNRHNMSRVALEGRRPGLLLQTAQGELSLPEWGGQLFDELQMVAQLLDRAYGRVHYQLALQAQREKLADPGKTLSAQLLTHLLHHNLDGAEFGRQQAERFRKELQNAPLQYWEANYFTDEAEASLLKQSELEADDHLPFAEFLQQYLRLPVVGDTPCG
- a CDS encoding EAL domain-containing protein, with translation MDWKARLRRLVSPFISASVVLLLLLSVGYPTMLLEAKAQRQDEVRLQVDQLARYFEHSVVDIVAALIEMESLPRNCSAYVQRKFHYFHAGLSQVAEFSLFDRKGQLVCSSWQTSIEPYNVPYDRSATHIHVRAPVMDSLQNRVGLHIGRFGRDGYENTAFIPMQTLRDTMSSLVLNYQFLGFIDAQSGVPLALNGTYSLPINSPKALFPLTTPQMLEGRGDNLHSQYWYARPFISLPQLVLMISVDTKTLYQGVYLPGWQWWLLALVLQLLLTLLFIFLRQKATDPKRQLLIAMRQRQFFNVYQPIVDARDGSLMGVEVLMRWQHPVAGLINPAEFIPMTESTGVIVPLTVLQMEQAQIELEPLLALYPKLYLSLNVSAQHLNSSAFISQLLHHKRYLPGLHVEITESEIMEHNNPVILATLQQLRQQKIAIAIDDFGTGYSSLGYLQSLPVNTLKVDRSFVATIGTGSVNAPVLEAIIHLSQNLDIDIIAEGVETSQQAEWLLRHGVWRHQGWLYAKAERVDVLLRQQWPVATLPFPAQVACKIKKKTPAE
- a CDS encoding glutathione binding-like protein produces the protein MYTLFYAPTPNGKKITLMLEALNVSYQVIPINIRKGDQFLPSFLAISPNNRIPALIDHENNIAIFESGAILTYLAEKHGQFLPAQGADRYAVLQWLYWQMGGLGPMAGQNHHFNHYAPEVVPYGIKRYTEETARLYGVLNNQLADKRYVAGNEYSIADMAIYPWVTLYEHQKQDLSQFPHISRYMQTMAARDDVQRGMQKYADFDWETSLTETQLQALLQNHQA
- a CDS encoding 2-hydroxycarboxylate transporter family protein, with amino-acid sequence MSNLSPPSVLEDVGQIKAPGLFEKLMDIKVGVISLPVYIVLSLIVIFAAKTGNLPNDIIGGFAVIMVMGVILSELGMKLPILRNIGGPAILALMVPSFLVYWHVLPPSVMDAVTTLMKKANFLYLYIAILVCGSMLGMHRQTLINGITRIFVPMIVGTAVAVATGLLVGVALGYSVHHTIFYIIVPIICGGVGEGILPLSIAYSGILGQEAGTFVAQMIPAAVIGNVVAIIAAGLLKRLGEKKPEYSGDGVLVKSSENLANMPSAADKPIDFSIMGAGLLMACSFFIVGTVLAHFIGIPGPIIMILAAAAAKSLKIIPEKLETGAFQLYKFIAGNLTWPLMVGLGMLYVPIKDVAAIISLPYVLTCVAIVVSMIVSGFYVGRLINMYPIEAAIVTGCRGGLGGTGDVAILSAANRMSLMPFAQISTRIGGAATVIAATILLQMWH